A genomic segment from Danio aesculapii chromosome 17, fDanAes4.1, whole genome shotgun sequence encodes:
- the znf839 gene encoding titin has product MADNEDDNNSASKSAVAKMDNPGASGSLPQPETTQPATERGNIQEDASKTLSAAEGGVDQGLVELMHTESAVDVQVVEGNVTQEVIGQIVSGEVITDPSIITSFVQATAEAGMTAECSTVSGEVLNALAPTTTIIYVQPDGSFVESSGLSAEEQQQLIEQLAKQQLVHVAGTDSAVKTSTSPIVDVQQVIVSKAQMIAHAEPVVTHSPTPKILQRAAVPAQPTSYIALDSSNLQLATTIQSQPVGIVQNASQQLQSVAKQVALQQSQNGAHTTTQKAPEPIQIQVQAPLKQENKQRQTTPITILQPQNLSTSQPLVKVSTVGTLSSPQIIHITPVPGQQQYFLQNPSDPPIQLLLQKPAPVVSTISVPISKVHVPPPATVKSPPAKPQVVPTPKILVPSPKVLSPPPPAKITMPTKVVTVQTKTSTPPVAENVQKVKNRQKKPLKIQTRSGRVSRPPKHKVKDYKFIKNEDLAESHQSDSDDYSEISVEDEEGEDRKRKTSDVTLNLRDKAFKCDTCEKSYIGVAGLSRHYKLYPTHDKNPTPVQAEDLSKTRDEQPSETEETDIIHVKTVSTQKVQEFGKVEPRRPGRPRGPGRPGCPRRPGRPPKRGRPGRPPKFPRGMTLEQQAQRQRNRLKEFIKQYDDEDLMEIVLPRLARDMTVWEFVLMKVEKGYPSKQQFPSVYHEFEELHSQVKNMALEYLHTSPASRPAIEVNNMGVLQSLGITDPNALKLLTSSEGQQSQKTNQLEPRANQATKSLRSIENAKMLPPAKRFKIENPSEETNGYQINQNGIQKDESVDDSVLLRPHVVLTRLENLTSVDLTAADEAQSAENTTPTRTEEEPMETEVPSADSDITKPTEDPEISKVLNSSTTVDIADQVKELEQALSTDTEHKNLTQEPTPQELEDDQAEAVEDPEAGQVVQQETPVIIQTAEGLVMQSAEELAAKGIVIVNGPDGTMMHIEAPEGVPLETVHALLGIETERKT; this is encoded by the exons ATGGCGGACAATGAAGACGATAATAATTCCGCGTCCAAATCTGCAGTGGCGAAAATGGACAACCCCGGCGCGAGCGGATCTTTACCGCAACCCGAAACTACACAACCCGCGACCGAAAGGGGAAATATTCAAGAGGACGCCAGCAAAACGCTGTCCGCCGCGGAAGGGGGCGTTGATCAAGGCCTGGTCGAGTTGATGCACACTGAGTCTGCAGTGGATGTCCAAGTTGTAGAGGGGAACGTTACTCAGGAGGTGATCGGGCAGATCGTGAGTGGTGAGGTGATTACCGACCCGAGCATTATCACGTCTTTTGTTCAGGCCACCGCAGAGGCCGGTATGACCGCTGAATGCTCCACTGTCAGCGGGGAAGTCTTAAACGCGCTCGCACCTACGACCACCATCATTTACGTGCAGCCTGACGGCAGCTTCGTGGAAAGTTCGGGATTATCTGCAGAGGAGCAGCAGCAGTTAATCGAGCAACTGGCCAAACAGCAGTTGGTCCATGTGGCGGGGACTGACAGCGCTGTTAAAACCTCCACCTCCCCGATCGTGGACGTGCAGCAGGTTATAGTGAGTAAAGCACAGATGATCGCCCATGCCGAGCCGGTTGTGACCCATTCGCCGACCCCGAAGATCCTGCAGAGAGCTGCCGTCCCGGCCCAGCCCACCTCCTACATCGCGCTAGACTCCAGTAATTTGCAGTTGGCGACGACGATTCAGTCGCAGCCGGTCGGGATCGTGCAGAACGCGTCGCAGCAGCTGCAGAGCGTCGCCAAACAGGTCGCGCTGCAGCAGTCGCAGAACGGAGCCCACACGACCACCCAGAAG GCACCCGAGCCCATACAAATTCAAGTGCAGGCCCCTCTGAAGCAAGAAAATAAACAACGGCAGACAACTCCAATAACTATTTTACAGCCACAGAATCTGTCAACCAGTCAGCCACTGGTGAAAGTTTCAACTGTAGGAACGTTAAGCAGCCCGCAAATCATCCACATCACGCCGGTGCCTGGCCAGCAGCAATATTTCTTACAAAACCCAAGTGATCCTCCTATTCAGCTTCTACTTCAGAAACCAGCTCCAGTCGTTAGCACCATTTCTGTCCCCATTAGTAAGGTACATGTCCCACCACCGGCCACAGTCAAAAGTCCACCAGCAAAACCTCAAGTTGTTCCTACCCCAAAGATTCTTGTCCCATCTCCGAAAGTTttgtctcctcctcctccagccAAGATAACAATGCCTACCAAAGTCGTTACCGTACAAACAAAAACTTCAACTCCGCCTGTTGCAGAGAATGTCCAGAAAGTTAAGAATCGCCAAAAGAAGCCTCTAAAAATCCAGACACGCTCCGGTCGGGTGTCCAGACCACCAAAGCACAAGGTGAAGGATtataagtttattaaaaatgaggACTTAGCTGAGAGCCACCAGTCGGATTCAGACGACTACTCTGAGATAAGTGTGGAGGATGAGGAGGGAGAAGACCGCAAGAGGAAGACCTCGGATGTTACACTTAACCTCCGTGacaaagcctttaaatgtgataCCTGTGAGAAATCGTACATTGGAGTTGCTGGTTTGAGCAGACACTATAAGCTATATCCCACACATGACAAGAACCCAACGCCGGTTCAAGCTGAAGACCTTTCTAAAACCAGAGATGAACAACCTTCAGAAACTGAAGAAACAGATATTATTCATGTAAAAACAGTCAGTACTCAAAAg GTTCAAGAATTTGGGAAGGTAGAACCCAGGAGACCAGGGCGGCCCAGGGGACCCGGACGGCCTGGTTGTCCTAGGAGGCCTGGACGGCCACCTAAAAGAGGGCGACCTGGACGGCCACCCAAGTTCCCCAGAGGAATGACCTTGGAGCAGCAAGCACAAAGACAGAGAAACCGACTAAAAGAA TTTATTAAGCAGTACGATGATGAAGATCTCATGGAGATTGTTCTTCCGCGTCTGGCCCGGGACATGACTGTCTGGGAGTTTGTGCTGATGAAG GTGGAGAAGGGCTACCCGTCAAAGCAACAGTTCCCAAGTGTGTACCATGAGTTTGAGGAACTTCACAGTCAGGTGAAGAATATGGCGCTGGAATATTTGCACACTTCACCAGCCTCTCGGCCAGCTATAGAGGTCAACAACATGGGA GTTTTACAATCTCTGGGTATAACAGATCCCAACGCACTGAAACTCCTGACTTCTTCTGAAGGACAACAAAGTCAAAAGACAAATCAGTTAGAGCCACGAGCAAATCAGGCCACCAAAAGTCTACGGAGTATTGAG AATGCCAAAATGCTGCCTCCTGCAAAAAGGTTTAAAATAGAAAACCCTTCTGAAGAAACCAACGGCTATCAGATCAATCAGAACGGCATCCAGAAGGACGAGTCTGTTGACGACTCAGTGCTGCTAAGGCCTCATGTGGTGTTGACCAGACTGGAGAACCTGACGTCTGTAGATCTGACTGCCGCAGATGAAGCACAGAGCGCTGAAAACACTACTCCAACAAGGACGGAAGAAGAGCCCATGGAGACGGAAGTGCCTTCTGCGGATTCAGATATTACAAAACCCACTGAAGATCCCGAGATCTCAAAGGTTCTGAACAGCAGCACCACCGTCGATATTGCCGATCAGGTGAAAGAGCTGGAGCAGGCTCTGAGCACAGACACTGAGCATAAAAACTTAACTCAAGAACCAACACCGCAAGAGCTTGAAGATGACCAGGCAGAAGCTGTAGAAGATCCTGAGGCCGGTCAGGTGGTGCAGCAGGAAACTCCAGTCATCATCCAGACAGCTGAGGGGCTCGTCATGCAGAGCGCAGAGGAGCTGGCCGCTAAAGGCATCGTCATAGTCAACGGTCCCGATGGCACTATGATGCACATCGAGGCCCCCGAAGGAGTTCCTTTAGAGACGGTTCACGCCCTACTGGGCATTGAAACTGAGAGGAAGACTTAG
- the cinp gene encoding cyclin-dependent kinase 2-interacting protein → MSQSTTPQKGNLTGSGRKLKDDAADWHNLILKWERLNDEGSTTATKIVNLGLNKKSHAESEVVMEGGSLSSGDLAENLTKSNQELEEECGKLKDVVDKMANIVSKMEKMVQAERGICELEAFQFGEKGRPEPLFHSWSTKQFAEVSSQLFDSYKQELALKKTVLQELAHTANADLSMVYLSSWLYQPYIDDSGKLLLESLLLETGHRPL, encoded by the exons ATGTCGCAGTCCACGACCCCCCAAAAGGGCAATTTGACAGGAAGTGGCAGGAAATTAAAGGACGACGCCGCAGACTGGCATAATCTCATCCTGAAATGGGAGAGATTAAACGACGAGGGATCCACGACTGCGACTAAAATAGTTAACCTGGGACTGAATAAGAA GTCACACGCCGAGTCTGAAGTTGTGATGGAAGGAGGCAGTTTGTCCTCTGGAGATCTTGCAGAAAACCTGACGAAGAGCAACCAGGAGCTCGAGGAGGAATGTGGGAAGTTGAAAGATGTCGTGGATAAAATG GCAAACATAGTGTCAAAGATGGAGAAGATGGTCCAGGCTGAGCGCGGGATCTGTGAGCTGGAAGCCTTTCAGTTTGGAGAGAAAGGAAGACCAGAACCACTCTTTCACTCATGGTCCACTAAACAGTTTG CTGAAGTATCTTCCCAGCTCTTTGACTCATACAAGCAGGAGTTGGCGTTGAAAAAGACTGTATTACAGGAATTAGCCCACACGGCTAATGCTGATCTGTCAATGGTCTACCTGTCATCTTGGCTTTATCAGCCCTACATTGATGACAGTGGAAAACTGCTCCTAGAGAGCCTGTTATTGGAAACCGGTCACAGACCTTTGTGA